The Arvicola amphibius chromosome 11, mArvAmp1.2, whole genome shotgun sequence genome has a segment encoding these proteins:
- the Ccl19 gene encoding C-C motif chemokine 19: MAPRVAPLLVFSLLVLGTFPAPALGGANDAEDCCLSVTQRPIPGNVVKAFRYLLMKDGCRVPAVVFTTLRGYQLCAPPDQPWVERIIRRLKKSSAKSKRSNS; encoded by the exons ATGGCACCCCGTGTGGCCCCACTACTGGTCTTCAGCCTGTTGGTTCTCGGGACCTTCCCAG CCCCAGCTCTTGGGGGTGCCAACGATGCGGAAGACTGCTGTCTGTCTGTGACCCAGCGCCCCATCCCTGGGAACGTCGTGAAAGCCTTCCGCTACCTTCTTATGAAGGATGGCTGCAGGGTGCCTGCCGTCGT GTTCACCACACTAAGGGGCTACCAACTCTGCGCACCCCCAGACCAGCCTTGGGTGGAACGCATCATCCGAAGACTGAAGAAGTCTTCTGCCAAG AGCAAACGCAGCAACAGTTAA